The Sulfitobacter sp. SK011 genome contains the following window.
GTAGGCCTGCATCGGTCAACGGCGGGCACGATCCGCTTTGACGGAAAAGATCTGACCGACCTAAAGGCCGCAGATCGCGGCGTGTACCGCCGCCGCATCCAGATGATCTTTCAAGATCCCTACGCCAGCCTCAATCCACGCTGGCGCGTACGAGACATAATAGCCGAACCCCTGCGTAGTTTTGGGATCATCTCAAGCCGCCCTGAGGAGCGCGCCGAGGTTGGCCGCCTGCTGGAATTGGTCGGCCTTTCTGCGCAAGACGGTGAAAAGTTTCCCCATGAGTTTTCAGGCGGCCAGCGTCAACGTATCTCGATTGCCCGGGCCATCTCTTCCAAGCCGGATTTTCTGGTATGTGATGAACCGACATCTGCCTTGGACGTGTCTGTACAATCACAAATTCTCAATCTGATGCGCGATTTGCAAGATGAACTGGGCCTGACGTATCTGTTCATCAGTCATGATTTGGCCGTCGTAGATTTCATGTCAGATTATGTGGGCGTGATGTATCTCGGCCGGTTGGTTGAGGCGGGTCCGGCAGACCAGATTTTCTCCTCGCCCGAACACCCCTATACCAAATTGCTGATGGATACGGTGCCCGACATTACAATGAACCGTCGTGACCGCGTTGCCGTCACTGGTGAAGTGCCAAATCCCATCAACCCACCTGCGGGCTGTTCGTTCAACCCCCGCTGTCCTTTGGCAACCGATATATGCCGCGCCACGTCGCCCGTAACGATACAGCGCGGTAACGGTCGGGTGGTCGCCTGTCACGCTGTCACCGATGTGTATGGAAACAAATCATCCACAATGCCCGAACCAACGCGAGGCAGCGCTTGATGGACTTCGACTTCGAACAACTTGCACCAGAAGACCGCTACCGTCTTTTATGCAGCTTCGTGGCTCCGCGCCCGATCGCCTTGGTTTCTACCCGGGGGGCGACCGGCACACCCAACGCGGCCCCAATGAGCTTTTTTAACGTCTTCTCTCAGGATCCCCCGATCGTCATTCTGGGCATGCAGGCGAAACCTGACGGGACCGAAAAAGAGACACTGCGCAATATCCGTCGCGATGGTGAATTTGTTATCAGCCTTTGCGACATGCCACTGGCACAGGCCATGGTGGATTGCGGCATCGGCTTTCCTGACGCGGTAGACGAGGTTGCCCTGACCGGGCTGACCCATGCGCCTTCTCTGAAAGTTGCCCCTTCTCGCGTTGCCGAGGCACCCGCAGCGATGGAATGCCGTCTCAGTCAGATCATCGATTATCCACGTCGCGCCATTGTGCTTGGCGAGGTTATCCAGATG
Protein-coding sequences here:
- a CDS encoding ABC transporter ATP-binding protein; translation: MNAIQEIDKPLLSVENVGKTFDLSAPWLNRIIERAQTRHLRAVDGLNIEIPRGKTFSLVGESGCGKSTVAKLVVGLHRSTAGTIRFDGKDLTDLKAADRGVYRRRIQMIFQDPYASLNPRWRVRDIIAEPLRSFGIISSRPEERAEVGRLLELVGLSAQDGEKFPHEFSGGQRQRISIARAISSKPDFLVCDEPTSALDVSVQSQILNLMRDLQDELGLTYLFISHDLAVVDFMSDYVGVMYLGRLVEAGPADQIFSSPEHPYTKLLMDTVPDITMNRRDRVAVTGEVPNPINPPAGCSFNPRCPLATDICRATSPVTIQRGNGRVVACHAVTDVYGNKSSTMPEPTRGSA
- a CDS encoding flavin reductase family protein; this translates as MDFDFEQLAPEDRYRLLCSFVAPRPIALVSTRGATGTPNAAPMSFFNVFSQDPPIVILGMQAKPDGTEKETLRNIRRDGEFVISLCDMPLAQAMVDCGIGFPDAVDEVALTGLTHAPSLKVAPSRVAEAPAAMECRLSQIIDYPRRAIVLGEVIQMHVRNECLDDQGRYVRPEAYQPVARLHADNYVVCDRQFVLKASEELKTGS